The following are encoded in a window of Scleropages formosus chromosome 7, fSclFor1.1, whole genome shotgun sequence genomic DNA:
- the LOC114910937 gene encoding cytosolic phospholipase A2 gamma-like — protein MTDRSRDAASVQREYVRVSKSLNRKEEQYVKERQAVVEKCLKDNGIKYKQEHVPVIAVLGSGGGERAMVGLLGSLAQMAEEKLLDSITYLCGVSGSTWCMASLYEDPKWSVNVAADKKKIVDRLSNGSFSKSDMLKWLSVAVEDENYSLTDFWAATVVYNIIKEIDRHHLSEQEARDSTNPYPIYTAIDKGLKQDNQTAPCWFEISPHEAGYSHVGAYVDTSLFGSQFENGKPKTPPKEEDMLYLQVNLSHVSAGLCGSALGDGKENITQILQWIWDWIHKLLSHFQSTNKSENSALNEDPAFKMLECLVQLHDSFENDDKSVVLLEKIIKLQQESNTNYPRVRVLQKNEWLKLNAEERQKYVAHLSIEICKALEGLFGPLKGILEIVRKTIIALYNWTWGTKFNFLYKYPAKEVEHIPAALLSDEKRDLIDAGILLNSPYVAALRSERKVDLILSFDFSSDDPFLTVKKAADYCKEAGRPFPSLVIEPGEEKNPKDFYVFKDNTKAPIVVHFPLFNTVNCGEKIEEWRKRYKTFQGPYSKEMIEDLLLVSSRNVKNNKQKILNEIQAACAR, from the exons ATGACTGACAGGAGCAGGGATGCTGCATCAGTGCAAAG GGAGTATGTGCGTGTGTCTAAATCCCTCAATCGGAAGGAGGAGCAATATGTTAAAGAAAGACAAGCGGTGgtggaaaaatgtctgaaagacaatggaattaaatataaacag GAACATGTCCCTGTCATTGCTGTCCTGGGCTCAGGAGGAGGTGAAAGGGCCATGGTGGGACTGCTGGGCTCTTTGGCTCAGATGGCAGAGGAGAAACTGCTGGACAGCATCACCTATCTGTGTGGAGTGTCAGGATCCACTTG GTGCATGGCATCACTGTATGAGGACCCCAAATGGTCTGTAAATGTCGCTgctgacaagaaaaaaattgtggacAGACTCTCAAATGGAAGTTTCAGTAAATCAGACATGCTGAAATGGCTAAGTGTAGCTGTGGAAGATGAGAATTACTCACTGACTGATTTTTGGGCTGCGACTGTTGTTTACAACATCATAAAAGAG atagatagacaccATCTCTCAGAACAGGAAGCCAGAGACTCAACCAACCCCTATCCCATCTACACAGCCATCGACAAGGGACTGAAACAAGACAATCAGACAGCAC CCTGCTGGTTTGAGATCAGTCCTCATGAAGCTGGTTATTCCCATGTGGGGGCCTATGTGGACACATCCCTCTTCGGAAGCCAGTTTGAGAACGGAAAGCCCAAGACGCCCCCCAAGGAGGAAGACATGTTGTACCTGCAAG TAAACCTCAGTCATGTCTCTGCAGGACTCTGTGGCAGTGCTCTTGGAGATGGGAAGGAAAACATAACGCAAATATTACAGTGGATTTGGGACTGGATTCACA AGCTGCTTTCTCACTTCCAATCAACGAATAAGTCAGAAAATTCAG ccCTCAATGAGGACCCTGCATTCAAAATGTTGGAGTGTCTGGTGCAGCTGCATGACTCTTTTGAAAATGACGATAAAAGTGTCGTTCTGctggagaaaataataaaattacaacAAG AAAGCAACACAAACTATCCAAGAGTTCGTGTTCTGCAGAAAAATGAGTGGCTGAAGTTGAATGCAGAGGAGAGACAGAAATATGTTGCACATCTTTCCATTGAAATCTGCAAGGCCCTTGAGGGATTGTTTGGTCCTTTGAAAGGAA TTTTAGAAATAGTGCGGAAGACCATAATAGCTCTTTATAACTGGACCTGGGGCACCAAATTCAACTTCCTGTACAAGTACCCAGCAAAAG AGGTAGAGCACATCCCGGCTGCTCTGCTGTCAGATGAGAAGAGAGACCTGATAGATGCAGGAATCCTGTTGAACTCACCCTATGTGGCTGCTTTACGGTCGGAGAGGAAGGTGGACCTCATTCTCTCCTTCGACTTCAGCAGTGACGATCCCTTCCTG ACAGTGAAGAAAGCTGCAGATTACTGTaaagaggctggaagaccaTTCCCCTCCTTGGTCATAGAaccaggagaggaaaagaaccCTAAAGACTTCTATGTGTTCAAAGACAACACAAAAGCGCCCATCGTTGTCCACTTTCCGCTCTTCAACACTGTCAACTGTGGAG AAAAGATTGAGGAGTGGAGGAAGCGGTACAAAACTTTTCAGGGTCCGTACAGCAAGGAAATGATTGAGGACCTGCTGCTGGTGTCCAGTCGGAATGTGAAGAACAACAAGCAGAAGATCCTCAACGAGATCCAGGCAGCGTGTGCACGCTGA